Proteins co-encoded in one Crateriforma spongiae genomic window:
- a CDS encoding DUF1501 domain-containing protein — translation MNNRREFLYGLGTSLGSIAFSAMLADEARADGKQSPLAPKDGHFPAKAKNCIFLMMEGGPSHIDTFDPKPALKDLHLKEFVREGQQKSAMESGKRYYVQSPFSFSKHGQSGADMADNWVHLAKVADELCFYRGCQVDSVNHPTAMYQMNCGNRFGGDPGIGAWVTYGLGSMNQDLPGFLVLPEISYPQGGAANWSNGYLPAFYQGTPLRPKGSPILDLQPPSGVTPQRQRRNLDLLARMNTRHLQQHPEHRELSARLESYELAFRMQTEVPEAIDLSGEDQRTLSMYGIGNEATDAFGRKCLLARKMVEKGVRFVQLYNGTWDSHDYIERAHENLVRGVDQPIAALIADLKDRGLLESTLIVWCGEFGRSPDNGVRGGTAYGRDHNANAMTIWLAGGGCNAGHTIGATDEVGMTAVEEVHHVRDFHVTLLRLLGLDDNKLTYYHAGRFKQLSQFGGKVIEELIA, via the coding sequence ATGAATAACCGCCGTGAGTTTTTATACGGCCTGGGGACGTCCCTGGGCAGCATTGCTTTTTCTGCGATGCTGGCAGACGAAGCACGCGCCGATGGAAAGCAGAGCCCGCTTGCTCCCAAGGACGGTCATTTTCCCGCGAAAGCAAAGAATTGCATCTTTCTGATGATGGAGGGCGGACCGTCTCACATCGATACCTTCGATCCAAAGCCTGCGCTCAAAGATCTACATCTCAAAGAGTTTGTCCGAGAAGGACAGCAGAAATCGGCAATGGAGAGCGGAAAACGGTATTACGTGCAGAGTCCGTTCAGCTTCAGCAAGCACGGCCAAAGTGGCGCCGACATGGCTGACAACTGGGTACACCTCGCAAAGGTCGCCGATGAACTCTGTTTCTATCGAGGCTGCCAAGTCGACAGCGTGAATCACCCCACCGCCATGTACCAAATGAATTGTGGGAATCGCTTCGGGGGTGATCCAGGAATTGGTGCCTGGGTCACGTATGGGCTTGGTTCGATGAATCAGGATCTGCCGGGTTTCCTGGTGTTACCGGAAATCTCATACCCACAGGGTGGAGCTGCGAATTGGAGCAATGGTTATCTCCCGGCGTTTTATCAAGGGACGCCACTGCGACCTAAAGGCTCTCCCATCCTGGACCTTCAACCACCTTCTGGCGTGACTCCCCAGCGACAACGCCGCAATCTGGATCTGCTTGCGCGAATGAATACGCGGCACTTACAGCAACATCCTGAACACCGGGAGCTATCAGCTCGACTAGAGAGTTACGAACTGGCATTTCGGATGCAGACGGAAGTGCCCGAGGCGATCGATTTGTCGGGCGAAGATCAGCGAACGCTGTCGATGTATGGGATCGGAAACGAAGCGACCGATGCATTTGGGCGGAAGTGTTTGCTCGCTCGAAAGATGGTCGAGAAGGGTGTTCGATTCGTACAGCTTTACAACGGCACCTGGGACAGTCACGACTACATCGAACGGGCCCACGAGAATCTCGTCCGTGGCGTCGACCAACCGATCGCCGCGTTGATCGCTGACCTAAAGGATCGGGGCCTCCTGGAAAGCACATTGATCGTTTGGTGCGGAGAGTTTGGAAGGTCGCCGGACAACGGAGTGCGCGGCGGTACCGCCTATGGACGTGACCACAACGCAAACGCGATGACGATCTGGCTAGCCGGCGGCGGTTGCAATGCAGGACACACGATCGGAGCCACCGATGAAGTGGGGATGACCGCCGTCGAAGAAGTACATCACGTTCGCGACTTCCACGTCACACTACTTCGGTTACTCGGGCTCGATGACAACAAGCTGACGTACTATCACGCCGGGCGTTTCAAGCAACTCAGCCAGTTCGGCGGCAAGGTGATCGAGGAACTCATTGCCTAA
- a CDS encoding Gfo/Idh/MocA family protein translates to MNQNPNQLDRRRFSQISFATMLSTGVAPAMIGRASAVEPTRKLGLAVVGLGGYATSSIAPEVSSCQHVRLAGVVTGDAEKGKLWAQRHGFKEDAIYDYDTIDKIAGDDRIDFVHIALPNSMHAEFAIRAAKAGKHVMVEKPMAISSKECEQIIAAAKQAGVLLGVNYRLHWEPHHVRAIDKLSGGAVGNLTNGNYEFSWGYARALMGKNKDRIKKWLLNPTMAGGGALFDTGVYPIQAACYLTGREPVAVRGLPTTFHHDLFPDGVEETMSYELLFDDGFQALCRASYSQSFHQCTTLGPKGSVEIVPGDSRGSVFGQSGGGNPSPKRLLVNRKEVVLEQTLQQADLLDAFAQAIIRGDKTFKTPGEMGLRDIRIVEKIYESAASGGVRVNL, encoded by the coding sequence ATGAACCAAAACCCCAACCAACTTGACCGTCGACGATTTTCCCAGATCAGCTTTGCCACAATGCTCTCTACTGGTGTTGCTCCGGCAATGATTGGCCGTGCATCCGCCGTCGAACCAACGAGAAAGCTCGGTTTGGCCGTTGTTGGCCTTGGAGGCTACGCAACCTCATCGATCGCTCCGGAAGTCTCCTCCTGTCAGCATGTCCGGCTCGCTGGCGTCGTGACGGGTGACGCGGAGAAGGGAAAGTTATGGGCGCAAAGACATGGATTTAAGGAAGACGCGATTTATGACTACGACACCATCGACAAGATCGCCGGCGACGATCGGATCGACTTCGTCCACATTGCACTTCCCAATTCGATGCACGCGGAGTTTGCGATCCGTGCCGCGAAGGCAGGCAAACACGTCATGGTTGAAAAACCAATGGCGATTTCCAGTAAGGAGTGCGAACAGATCATCGCCGCCGCAAAACAGGCAGGCGTACTGCTGGGCGTCAACTATCGATTGCACTGGGAGCCGCACCACGTTCGAGCAATCGACAAACTTTCGGGCGGGGCCGTCGGAAATCTGACCAATGGCAACTACGAATTCTCGTGGGGCTATGCTCGCGCATTGATGGGAAAGAACAAGGACCGGATCAAGAAGTGGCTGCTTAACCCGACGATGGCCGGCGGCGGCGCCTTGTTCGATACCGGTGTCTATCCCATCCAAGCCGCGTGCTATCTGACAGGGCGAGAGCCGGTTGCAGTGCGCGGACTTCCCACAACATTTCATCATGATCTGTTTCCCGACGGCGTCGAAGAAACCATGAGCTATGAGCTGTTGTTCGACGATGGTTTTCAGGCACTTTGCCGTGCAAGCTACAGCCAGTCGTTTCACCAATGCACCACGTTGGGGCCCAAAGGGTCTGTTGAGATTGTTCCTGGCGATTCCAGAGGCAGCGTTTTCGGTCAGTCCGGTGGAGGCAATCCGAGCCCAAAACGCCTGCTGGTCAATCGGAAAGAGGTTGTGCTTGAACAAACGCTTCAGCAAGCAGACTTGCTGGACGCATTCGCCCAAGCAATTATCCGCGGCGATAAGACGTTCAAGACACCCGGGGAAATGGGTCTAAGGGATATTCGTATCGTCGAAAAGATCTATGAATCAGCTGCCAGCGGCGGAGTTCGCGTCAACCTATAA
- a CDS encoding carbon-nitrogen hydrolase family protein → MPDRPLNRRHFLGRATVGLSTGLAVSATGSAEPPQRSVQGNTKSGRDVDRRNVWVASVCQHKLSAQTPEEMSTKVLRRMKEVVPTNPDIICLPECFHVANIHGGGRPPLPDTAEVPIGKISRPFAEFARDHRCYVICPIHTIDSGRYYNSAVIIDRAGRLVGEYRKINPTEDELKNGITPGPIDPPVFDCDFGRIGVQICFDINWQSNWQRLAEKGAEIVFWPSAFAGGQMLNAMAATYKYHVVSATRIQSSKIIGPMGDDVISSGRFGEVIYGPLNLESAVIQGWQDIAKLERAVTKYGRKLKMTVKHDEAWALIESLDDSVDVDSVLEEFSIETSRDMLMRNTRLQNQFRVLPDDEP, encoded by the coding sequence ATGCCTGACCGCCCCCTGAATCGTCGTCATTTCCTTGGGCGTGCGACGGTCGGACTGAGCACCGGCTTAGCGGTTTCCGCGACGGGATCGGCCGAGCCGCCGCAGCGATCCGTCCAAGGGAATACGAAAAGTGGTCGTGACGTCGATCGCAGAAACGTTTGGGTGGCCAGCGTTTGCCAGCACAAACTGTCTGCGCAGACACCGGAAGAGATGTCCACAAAAGTTCTGCGGCGGATGAAGGAAGTCGTTCCCACGAATCCCGACATCATCTGTTTGCCAGAGTGTTTTCACGTCGCCAACATTCACGGCGGCGGTCGCCCACCGTTGCCCGATACCGCGGAAGTCCCCATCGGAAAGATCTCTCGACCCTTCGCGGAGTTTGCCCGAGACCACCGGTGCTATGTGATTTGCCCGATCCACACGATCGATTCAGGACGTTATTACAACAGTGCCGTCATCATCGATCGGGCGGGACGCCTGGTGGGCGAGTATCGAAAGATCAATCCGACCGAAGACGAACTGAAGAACGGCATCACGCCGGGCCCCATCGACCCACCGGTATTCGATTGCGATTTTGGACGCATCGGCGTGCAAATTTGCTTCGACATCAATTGGCAATCCAATTGGCAGCGACTTGCTGAGAAGGGCGCGGAGATCGTCTTTTGGCCGTCCGCGTTCGCCGGCGGGCAAATGCTTAACGCGATGGCAGCGACCTACAAGTACCACGTCGTGTCGGCAACGCGAATCCAGTCATCCAAGATCATCGGGCCCATGGGCGACGACGTGATTTCCTCGGGTCGGTTTGGCGAAGTCATCTACGGCCCGCTGAACTTGGAATCCGCGGTCATTCAAGGCTGGCAAGATATCGCCAAACTGGAACGAGCGGTGACCAAGTACGGTCGCAAGTTGAAGATGACGGTCAAGCACGATGAAGCCTGGGCGTTGATCGAAAGCCTGGACGATTCGGTCGACGTTGATTCGGTCCTTGAAGAGTTTTCGATCGAGACGTCACGCGACATGTTGATGCGGAACACTAGGCTGCAAAATCAGTTTCGAGTTCTGCCGGACGACGAACCGTAA
- a CDS encoding sulfatase family protein: MSLSNVRLALHGSLRRRISAATDWHAAIPFAVSIRFGLNVTLFAWGLLACTAFPVVADDRPNIVLLMGDDHGWDETGYNGHPHLKTPVLDQMAATGLRLDRFYAAHPTCSPTRGSVLTGRHPNRYGTFTPNYSIRPEEITIADLLGDAGYACGHFGKWHVGPVKADSPTSPGAMGFDTWLSHDNFFELDPVLSRDGGPPKKIEGESSQILIDAAKPFLASAKQSGKPSLTVIWFGSPHEPYSGLPEDLALYDDLPAEYAERSFRLTSNETGSPTTRPLRDVLQERYAEITAMDRAIGDLRDWLTQNDLRDNTLIWYCGDNGTPGDGIITSPLRGQKGNHYEGGVRVPGIIEWPARIKTPTSTDFNSVTSDILPTICDVLDVDVPDRPLDGISLMPILEGRSEPRSQPIGFWSFDTKNAHKDQPYLTQQQQTGTTPLVKLMKGIPTRNFVNYFHPDTTNADYGGTRVWLANQYKLIVTGLGDDQVLELYNLRDDPSESDNLAEPRRKIADEMFGELTQWQTSVLNSLTGGDYGSSSGRTRN, translated from the coding sequence ATGTCTCTCTCAAACGTTCGGCTTGCATTGCATGGTTCACTCCGCCGACGGATCTCCGCCGCAACGGATTGGCACGCGGCCATCCCCTTTGCAGTTTCGATTCGTTTCGGCCTGAACGTCACGTTGTTTGCCTGGGGCTTGTTGGCGTGCACCGCATTTCCCGTGGTCGCCGATGATCGCCCGAACATCGTTTTGCTGATGGGGGACGATCATGGTTGGGATGAAACCGGATACAACGGCCACCCGCATTTGAAGACGCCGGTGCTGGACCAGATGGCGGCCACCGGCCTGCGTTTGGATCGGTTTTACGCGGCGCATCCGACGTGCTCGCCGACTCGGGGCAGTGTGCTGACCGGACGTCATCCGAATCGTTACGGAACCTTCACCCCGAACTACTCCATCCGCCCGGAAGAAATCACGATCGCGGACTTGTTGGGCGATGCCGGTTACGCCTGCGGTCACTTCGGCAAGTGGCACGTCGGACCGGTGAAGGCCGACTCGCCAACCAGTCCCGGTGCGATGGGATTTGACACGTGGCTTTCGCACGACAACTTCTTCGAACTCGATCCCGTCCTGTCACGCGACGGTGGTCCGCCAAAAAAGATCGAAGGCGAAAGCTCGCAGATTCTGATCGATGCAGCCAAGCCTTTCTTGGCCAGTGCGAAGCAATCCGGCAAGCCTTCGTTGACGGTGATTTGGTTCGGATCACCACACGAACCATACAGTGGATTGCCAGAGGACTTGGCACTGTACGACGACTTGCCCGCGGAGTATGCCGAAAGGTCCTTTCGACTGACCAGCAATGAAACGGGCTCGCCAACCACACGACCGTTGCGCGATGTCTTGCAAGAACGCTATGCGGAGATCACGGCGATGGACCGCGCGATTGGTGATCTTCGTGACTGGCTGACGCAGAATGATCTGCGCGACAACACATTGATCTGGTACTGCGGCGACAACGGAACGCCGGGCGATGGCATCATCACTTCGCCGCTTCGTGGTCAAAAAGGCAATCACTACGAGGGCGGTGTCCGCGTGCCGGGAATCATTGAGTGGCCCGCTAGGATCAAGACGCCTACAAGCACCGATTTCAATTCGGTCACCAGCGATATCCTGCCAACCATCTGCGATGTTTTGGATGTCGATGTCCCCGATCGTCCGCTCGATGGAATCAGCCTGATGCCGATCCTTGAAGGCCGCTCAGAACCTCGCTCTCAGCCGATCGGTTTCTGGAGTTTTGATACGAAGAACGCGCACAAGGACCAGCCGTATCTGACCCAGCAGCAACAGACCGGGACGACGCCTTTGGTCAAATTGATGAAGGGCATTCCGACACGCAACTTCGTCAACTACTTCCATCCGGACACAACAAATGCGGACTACGGCGGCACACGGGTTTGGTTGGCAAACCAGTACAAGCTGATTGTCACCGGCCTTGGTGACGATCAAGTACTGGAACTGTACAACCTTCGCGACGACCCAAGCGAATCTGACAACTTGGCCGAACCGCGACGCAAGATAGCCGACGAGATGTTTGGCGAATTGACGCAGTGGCAAACGTCGGTGCTCAATAGCCTTACGGGCGGCGATTACGGTTCGTCGTCCGGCAGAACTCGAAACTGA
- a CDS encoding SMI1/KNR4 family protein: MTLSSDLIDWIDQALWRHTGCGEFHEAVDPASLMDDPADAIWPGLMPPDFLPLIGNGRGDWICGRVSAAGTVDRFVHWYHGGGDWIPWGNHLGEAVLFDVWCPLLPGPGRRHAIEPDDPRAGACLSGDHPWVRWAADTAHPGARELMQHALAQTSLSGNEKVTASLGLADGMIRHGIAEVAVRCEMIQNHRDDWPLIGKHASAAAQTDPDLAWAWEWLAMSHDRLGQPVSAANCFAKAACCSAFTDQAVRMRPPGIELGDAENQAVKLSVAWLRQQHVRVDELAEISSIQQRYVSMLVQTAPSHWQQSAHDFWLEAAEGSEKGGNGTEAVNCLIRSGWDLGIQPLSVYGDVLNRLAEMADRVGDGRARLCQIHADCFRQRYQGLG, encoded by the coding sequence TTGACGCTTTCCAGCGACCTGATCGACTGGATCGACCAAGCGTTGTGGAGGCACACCGGGTGCGGCGAATTTCACGAAGCCGTTGACCCCGCATCCTTGATGGACGATCCGGCCGACGCGATTTGGCCCGGTCTGATGCCGCCCGATTTTCTGCCGCTGATCGGCAACGGTCGTGGCGATTGGATTTGCGGCCGCGTCAGTGCCGCGGGGACTGTCGATCGATTCGTCCACTGGTATCACGGCGGCGGCGACTGGATTCCGTGGGGCAACCACTTGGGCGAAGCTGTCTTATTCGATGTTTGGTGCCCGTTGTTACCGGGACCGGGTCGACGTCACGCGATCGAACCCGATGATCCGCGGGCCGGTGCCTGCTTGAGCGGCGACCATCCGTGGGTCCGGTGGGCAGCCGACACCGCGCATCCTGGGGCACGAGAATTGATGCAGCACGCGCTTGCCCAGACATCTCTTTCCGGCAATGAGAAAGTGACGGCATCCCTGGGTTTGGCTGACGGGATGATCCGACATGGCATCGCAGAGGTGGCGGTGCGATGCGAAATGATTCAGAACCATCGTGATGACTGGCCGTTGATCGGCAAGCACGCTTCGGCGGCTGCCCAGACGGACCCCGATCTGGCATGGGCCTGGGAGTGGTTGGCCATGTCACACGATCGGCTGGGACAACCGGTATCGGCGGCCAACTGTTTCGCGAAAGCCGCCTGCTGTTCGGCGTTCACCGATCAAGCCGTTCGGATGCGACCGCCGGGCATCGAATTGGGGGATGCGGAGAATCAAGCCGTGAAGCTGTCGGTGGCTTGGTTGCGTCAGCAGCACGTCCGTGTCGATGAATTGGCGGAAATCTCGTCGATACAGCAGCGTTATGTGTCGATGTTGGTGCAGACCGCCCCGTCACACTGGCAACAATCCGCCCACGATTTTTGGCTGGAAGCCGCCGAAGGGTCCGAGAAGGGTGGAAATGGGACCGAAGCGGTGAATTGCCTGATTCGATCGGGCTGGGATTTGGGAATCCAGCCGCTGTCGGTTTATGGTGACGTCTTGAATCGGCTGGCTGAAATGGCGGATCGCGTTGGCGACGGTCGGGCGAGGCTGTGCCAAATACACGCCGACTGTTTTCGCCAGCGGTATCAGGGACTGGGCTGA
- the cysC gene encoding adenylyl-sulfate kinase encodes MTDIVWHQGTVSRQDREQLLAQRGCVVWLTGLSGCGKSTIANELDRLLTSAGRATMLLDGDNIRHGLCAPPAMLAGEHGDAFAERFGLGFGEIDREENIRRIGSVAALMASAGLITLTAFVSPYRRDRDRARKIVEAAGEKGDFLEVFVDTPLEICEKRDPKGLYKKARAGEIKNFTGISDPYESPADPEIHLRGGDDRTPTEQAQEIFDFLAGHGRWTAATESAG; translated from the coding sequence ATGACCGACATCGTTTGGCACCAAGGCACGGTCAGCCGACAGGACCGCGAACAACTGCTGGCCCAGCGAGGCTGCGTTGTGTGGCTGACCGGACTGAGCGGTTGCGGAAAAAGCACGATCGCCAATGAACTGGACCGGCTGCTGACGTCCGCCGGTCGCGCGACGATGTTGCTGGACGGGGACAATATTCGTCACGGTTTGTGCGCGCCGCCGGCGATGTTGGCCGGCGAACATGGCGATGCCTTTGCAGAGCGTTTCGGGCTGGGATTTGGCGAAATCGATCGCGAGGAGAACATCCGCCGGATCGGATCCGTGGCCGCCCTGATGGCATCGGCCGGGTTGATCACGTTGACGGCTTTTGTCAGCCCTTACCGTCGCGACCGCGACCGGGCGCGAAAGATCGTCGAAGCGGCGGGCGAGAAAGGCGATTTCCTGGAGGTGTTCGTCGACACACCGTTGGAAATCTGTGAAAAGCGCGACCCCAAAGGGCTGTACAAAAAAGCACGCGCCGGCGAAATCAAGAACTTCACCGGCATCAGCGACCCCTACGAATCGCCCGCGGATCCGGAAATTCACCTGCGGGGCGGCGATGATCGGACGCCCACCGAACAGGCCC